AGTATAAAACCTTAAAAATAAATATCACAATGCAGCCTATTATTCCTATCCATGTATTAAACTCTCTGTGTTTCTTTACTAATCCCCAATCAAAGATAGTCTCGCTTGCATGATGTGTTTGCAGAAGTGTTGAAGGGAGTGAGAATAGATAACTTAAAGAGGGAAAGAATACCGGTACACTGTTTTTATAATTAAGATAAGCAGGCCCGAAGATCTTTGTAAGTTCTTTTTCCTCATTTTTTATGGTGAATGTATAAACAAATAAAAAAATTATAAGGAAGAGTATCATAATTACATAATTATTGGACATGAGGCTGAATCCTGCGCCTATGAAGAATGTCCCAAGATAAAGGGGGTTGCGTGTGACGGCATAAGGTCCATGGTTTGCAATCTCTTTTCCTTTTTTGATAATACCGGACGCCCATGTCCTGATAGCTTCTCCTATAAAAATAACCGGGACTCCTAAAATGATTGATTTAGGAGTCGGGATTGAGAAGTAAATAAATAATCCTCCGATGATAAAGCTTAATGGCACACGGTAGCTTTTTATTGTTTTTGGTAATGAACTGATGGGATTCAAGCTGACTAACCGATCCTTACTGCTTCCTCAATAAGCATAACAGGTATATCATCTTTTATAGGATACTTTAGTTTACAGCTATTACAGATGAGTCCATCACCTTTCTGAGTAAGTGTTAAATCGCCCTTGCATTTTGGACATGCTAGGATTTCAAGTAATTCTTTGTTAATGCCCATTGTTACCTCCGTTAATTAAGTGTATTTGAAAACCACCCCCCCAGCCCCCCCTTGAACAAAGGGGGGGATTTTCGTTTTCCTTTGTGAAACCTCCGTTTCATGACAGTTCACTCGAAAATGACCCCTTTGCAAACCATTCAGTAGCGTGAGGGTTTATCCCCCACGTGACGCCGACCATAAAGGTCAGCGCTACGGCTAAGAGCGATTTTCATTTCCCTTTGAGCTTTATATTCACTTCACTCATTACATCATCTACTGTTATTGCTTCCATGCATAGCGGCCTTCCGTGCCTGCATGGTTTTCTGAAGCAGGGACTGCAGGCGATTTCTTTTTTGATAACAGTATGATTATCTCCATAAGGTCCTGTAAGTTTTGGGTCAGTAGCCCCAAACAGTGCGATTACCTGCCTGCCGAGTGCTGCGGCAATGTGCATGGGGCCTGAATCATTTGTTATGAGTAAATCTATCCTATCAAGCAAAGCAGTCAGGGTCTTTAATGTTGTATTTCCTGCTGCAATAACCGGCCTGCCGATTCTTACATGATTTCTAATTTCTTCTGCAAGAGGTATATCTTCCCTGCTGCCGAGGATGATTATACCTGCTTTCAATTCCTGAATCAAACGATTTATTAGTTCTGCATACAGAGATACCGGCCACCTCTTCTTCAACCATCTCGCAGAGGGGTTTATAGCAATCAGCGGGCTGACATCTTTCAGCTCATTTTTAATTAGAAAGTCCCGTGCCCATTCTGAATCCTCCATGTTTATGTAAATGGGAAAATGTGGTGAACTGTCATAAACGTTGCGCTCACAAAGGGGAATGAAAACCCCACCCTCACCCGGCCCTCTCCCTGAGGGAGAGGGGGCTACGTTGATTCCCTCCCCTTCAAGGGGAGGGGTAGGGTGGGGATGGGGTTGATTATCGGATGAAGTATTAGTTGAGTCCACAGTCTTCAGGTATCTGTCTACAGCGTGGATATGTGAATCTTGCAAGGATATTTTTTTATTATAAAACAGATATGCGAATTCCCTTGCATTTTCAAAGCCGACACGTTTTTTGCCTCCTGACAGATAGCTCAGCATACCGCTTCGGAATAAACCCTGCAGATCTATTATTGTGTCATACCTGTTTTTACGAATCTCATTAACCGCTAAAAGAAACCCTTTTAGCCCGTTCTTTAATAGGATAATTTCATCGAGGAGGGGATTTTCAATAAGCATATCCTTCCATACCTCTTTCACCACCCATCCGATATGTGCATCCGGATGCAACTTCCTTAATGCCCATAGCACAGGCAGGCTATGAACAATATCACCGAGAGAGCTTGGCTTGATAATGAGGATGCGGCTTTTTTTTGAGTTAGCTGTTAGCAGTGAGCTGTAAGCAGAAGATTGAGTGGCTACATTACCTGCTAACTGCTTACTGCTTACTGCTAACTTTTCTAAAATCCATTCAACAGCATTATAAAGGTTCGATGCTACATAATCCGGTTTATCTACTGAATCATCAGAAATCTTTCTGATTTGTTCTGACCCGTATCCTGTTAATACAAGTATGCCTTTGGCCCCGACACTGTGTGCAAGCTGGATATCAATAATCTTGTCGCCTATAACATAAGAGTTATGGAGG
This sequence is a window from Nitrospirota bacterium. Protein-coding genes within it:
- a CDS encoding isoprenylcysteine carboxylmethyltransferase family protein — encoded protein: MNPISSLPKTIKSYRVPLSFIIGGLFIYFSIPTPKSIILGVPVIFIGEAIRTWASGIIKKGKEIANHGPYAVTRNPLYLGTFFIGAGFSLMSNNYVIMILFLIIFLFVYTFTIKNEEKELTKIFGPAYLNYKNSVPVFFPSLSYLFSLPSTLLQTHHASETIFDWGLVKKHREFNTWIGIIGCIVIFIFKVLY
- a CDS encoding Trm112 family protein produces the protein MGINKELLEILACPKCKGDLTLTQKGDGLICNSCKLKYPIKDDIPVMLIEEAVRIG
- a CDS encoding HAD-IIIA family hydrolase translates to MKFAVFIDRDGTINQEMGYVDSLDRFSILPRVTDAVRKLNENNIPAIVVTNQSGVGRGYFSLEFVGELHKKMNLEFEKTDCRLDGIYICPHTPYDKCVCRKPKPGLLLKAAQEHGISLHNSYVIGDKIIDIQLAHSVGAKGILVLTGYGSEQIRKISDDSVDKPDYVASNLYNAVEWILEKLAVSSKQLAGNVATQSSAYSSLLTANSKKSRILIIKPSSLGDIVHSLPVLWALRKLHPDAHIGWVVKEVWKDMLIENPLLDEIILLKNGLKGFLLAVNEIRKNRYDTIIDLQGLFRSGMLSYLSGGKKRVGFENAREFAYLFYNKKISLQDSHIHAVDRYLKTVDSTNTSSDNQPHPHPTPPLEGEGINVAPSPSGRGPGEGGVFIPLCERNVYDSSPHFPIYINMEDSEWARDFLIKNELKDVSPLIAINPSARWLKKRWPVSLYAELINRLIQELKAGIIILGSREDIPLAEEIRNHVRIGRPVIAAGNTTLKTLTALLDRIDLLITNDSGPMHIAAALGRQVIALFGATDPKLTGPYGDNHTVIKKEIACSPCFRKPCRHGRPLCMEAITVDDVMSEVNIKLKGK